The proteins below are encoded in one region of Reichenbachiella sp. 5M10:
- a CDS encoding peroxiredoxin, with protein MSLVGKKAPLFNAPAVIDGEEIVESFSLDQYIGKKDVVFFFYPKDFTFVCPTEILAFQEKLAEFEKRGVAVVGASTDTEESHLAWLSTPKDKGGIEGVTYPIVADTSKTIASNYGVLAGDWDYDEEGNLSFTGLPIAFRGTFLIDKEGTVRQETINDLPLGRNIDEMIRLVDALHHVEKHGEVCPANWEEGKDAMQATKDGVADYLSKH; from the coding sequence ATGTCATTAGTAGGAAAAAAAGCCCCATTATTCAACGCACCAGCAGTAATCGATGGAGAAGAAATAGTTGAGTCATTTTCATTGGATCAGTATATCGGCAAAAAAGACGTCGTATTCTTTTTCTACCCAAAGGATTTCACGTTTGTATGTCCAACTGAAATCTTGGCTTTCCAAGAGAAATTGGCTGAATTCGAAAAAAGAGGTGTAGCTGTAGTAGGTGCATCAACAGATACAGAAGAGTCTCATCTTGCATGGTTGTCTACTCCAAAGGACAAAGGCGGAATCGAAGGCGTGACTTACCCAATCGTAGCAGACACAAGCAAAACAATCGCTAGCAACTACGGCGTATTGGCAGGTGACTGGGATTACGACGAAGAAGGCAATTTGTCATTCACTGGACTTCCAATAGCGTTTAGAGGCACTTTCTTGATCGACAAAGAAGGGACAGTAAGACAAGAAACGATCAACGATCTCCCACTGGGTAGAAACATCGACGAAATGATCAGATTGGTAGATGCACTACACCACGTAGAAAAACACGGTGAAGTATGTCCTGCTAACTGGGAAGAAGGAAAAGACGCAATGCAAGCAACCAAAGACGGTGTAGCAGACTACTTGTCTAAGCACTAA
- a CDS encoding DUF1338 domain-containing protein — MNYQTIIAQCWSDYVSKTPSAQAIHELLQARGETIVNDHIAFRTFGHPKTNIEVLARPFLDAGYIECGQYDFETKKLQAKHYEHPDRDAPKIFISELIVEHFTEELQHTVNRIVDQVPNQYITYPSRPWIEKSQAVYQSLLKESEYAAWLYVFGFCANHFTIFVNALTSIPTLETMNTLLKEEGFELNSAGGEIKGSPMACLEQSSILADQIHISFDEGDQLIPSCYYEFARRHPARDGSLFQGFIAQSADKIFESTNTRKMPKLN, encoded by the coding sequence ATGAATTATCAAACAATCATAGCCCAATGTTGGTCAGACTATGTGTCTAAAACTCCATCCGCTCAGGCGATACACGAGCTGCTGCAAGCTCGAGGAGAGACCATAGTCAATGACCACATTGCGTTTCGCACCTTTGGCCATCCCAAGACCAACATCGAAGTATTGGCTCGTCCATTCCTAGATGCAGGGTACATCGAATGCGGACAGTATGATTTCGAAACAAAAAAATTACAAGCCAAGCATTACGAACATCCTGACCGGGATGCACCAAAAATATTCATCAGCGAATTGATAGTGGAGCACTTTACGGAAGAACTCCAACACACAGTCAATCGCATCGTTGATCAAGTCCCGAACCAATACATCACGTATCCTTCTCGTCCATGGATCGAAAAATCGCAAGCCGTATACCAGTCCTTGCTCAAAGAGTCTGAATATGCCGCTTGGCTATACGTCTTTGGATTTTGCGCCAATCATTTCACAATATTCGTCAACGCACTGACGAGTATTCCTACGCTTGAAACCATGAACACCCTGCTCAAAGAAGAAGGATTCGAGCTCAACAGTGCTGGAGGTGAAATAAAAGGAAGTCCTATGGCTTGTCTAGAGCAATCCAGTATCCTCGCAGACCAAATACATATCTCTTTCGATGAGGGGGACCAACTCATTCCTTCTTGCTACTACGAATTTGCCAGAAGGCACCCGGCTCGCGATGGTTCGCTGTTTCAAGGCTTTATTGCTCAGTCTGCCGACAAAATCTTTGAGAGTACGAATACAAGAAAAATGCCCAAACTGAATTAA
- a CDS encoding DUF1987 domain-containing protein → MKGYFIRPSRITPSVYFNPKNQLLDVRGKSSPENALAFYNVLLQNIDSYVQLDVTKLTVNMAFEYFNTSSSKCLFMILRKLESVEQLGKKVVVNWYYECDDEDMKEAGEDFSSFFEYEFNFKEVSVIKTLGGIVDKDEKAA, encoded by the coding sequence ATGAAGGGATATTTCATCAGACCATCCAGAATCACACCATCGGTTTATTTCAACCCGAAGAACCAATTGTTGGATGTCAGAGGTAAATCTAGCCCTGAAAATGCATTAGCGTTTTACAACGTACTGCTACAAAACATCGATAGCTACGTACAGTTAGACGTCACTAAATTGACGGTCAATATGGCATTCGAATACTTCAATACTAGTTCGAGCAAGTGCCTGTTCATGATCTTGAGAAAATTAGAAAGTGTAGAGCAATTAGGAAAGAAAGTAGTCGTCAATTGGTATTATGAATGCGACGATGAAGACATGAAAGAAGCAGGTGAAGACTTTAGCTCATTTTTTGAGTATGAGTTCAACTTCAAGGAAGTATCTGTGATCAAAACCCTCGGGGGCATAGTAGACAAAGATGAAAAAGCCGCCTAA
- a CDS encoding Lrp/AsnC family transcriptional regulator: MEELGQINEIDKAILRRLSENARVPFSTVAKELGISNTMVHQRVNKLRQIGVIEKATFRFNPKALGYTTEAITRIDVANAKFIPQIVRELEKIPEVIECSNISGKYALLVKVMSRDNSHLRDVLYGKIHDLEGVIGTDTNISFETSFQKNIALL; this comes from the coding sequence ATGGAAGAGTTGGGTCAAATTAACGAAATAGATAAGGCGATTTTGCGGCGGTTGAGTGAGAACGCTCGAGTGCCTTTTTCGACGGTAGCCAAGGAGCTGGGGATTTCCAATACCATGGTGCATCAACGAGTCAACAAACTGAGACAGATAGGGGTGATTGAGAAGGCAACTTTTCGCTTCAACCCGAAAGCCCTAGGGTATACTACCGAAGCGATCACACGCATCGATGTGGCCAACGCGAAGTTTATTCCCCAAATAGTGAGAGAACTGGAAAAGATTCCAGAGGTTATTGAGTGTTCTAACATCTCAGGCAAATATGCTCTGCTTGTCAAGGTGATGTCACGCGACAATAGTCATTTGCGAGATGTGCTCTATGGAAAGATTCATGATTTGGAAGGAGTGATAGGCACTGATACGAATATCTCATTTGAGACTTCTTTTCAGAAAAACATAGCTCTTTTATAA
- a CDS encoding DUF721 domain-containing protein, with protein sequence MKKRPHPAGERKRETVTMKDLMDAMLKSYNIDRRFDQASLVSKWNKIMGTAIANRTTNLEIRNDVLIVTLSSAPLKHELNNSKQKVMDMVNTEFGKHIVKQILFV encoded by the coding sequence ATGAAGAAAAGGCCACACCCTGCAGGAGAAAGAAAACGAGAAACAGTCACGATGAAGGATCTCATGGATGCCATGCTCAAATCCTACAACATCGACCGCAGGTTTGATCAAGCAAGCCTCGTGTCCAAATGGAACAAAATCATGGGTACAGCTATCGCCAACCGCACCACCAATCTCGAAATCCGCAACGACGTACTCATCGTCACGCTCTCTTCTGCCCCTCTCAAACACGAGCTCAACAACTCCAAACAAAAAGTCATGGACATGGTCAATACGGAGTTTGGCAAACACATCGTCAAACAAATCCTATTTGTATAG
- the rsgA gene encoding ribosome small subunit-dependent GTPase A, translating into MLGIVSKSMGLWYQVETTDGQMHNCRLKGKFKLENKKISNPVAVGDKVELLKDQGDANAMIISKILPRENYIIRVSPKKKGHSHIIASNLDQAIIVATVGTPKTSLGFIDRFLVTAEAFRIPATILMNKIDLLDKEELAKLREKMTEYEALGYQVRYTSALIKKDIDGLKEFLSGKTSLFTGHSGVGKSTIVNSLAPEADQKTSEISEFANKGVHTTTFAERFKLDTDTYIIDTPGIKELGLAEIEKEELSHYFPELRELMGQCKFSNCTHTHEPGCAIESAYEDGRISQSRYDSYLSMLMGDDNRR; encoded by the coding sequence GTGCTAGGAATCGTCAGTAAATCAATGGGGCTTTGGTATCAGGTAGAAACGACCGATGGCCAAATGCATAATTGCCGCCTCAAGGGGAAATTTAAGTTGGAAAACAAAAAAATATCCAACCCCGTGGCTGTCGGAGACAAGGTAGAACTACTCAAGGATCAAGGAGACGCCAACGCCATGATCATCTCCAAAATACTCCCTCGCGAAAACTACATCATACGTGTGTCTCCCAAAAAGAAAGGGCACAGTCACATCATCGCTTCCAATCTTGACCAAGCCATCATCGTGGCAACTGTAGGCACTCCCAAAACATCCCTTGGCTTCATCGATCGGTTCCTAGTCACTGCAGAGGCTTTTCGCATCCCTGCCACCATACTCATGAACAAGATCGATCTGCTCGACAAGGAAGAGCTCGCTAAGCTCCGTGAAAAAATGACGGAGTATGAAGCACTGGGCTACCAAGTACGCTATACCTCTGCCTTAATCAAGAAAGACATAGATGGACTAAAAGAATTTCTCAGCGGAAAAACATCCTTATTCACAGGACACTCTGGAGTAGGCAAATCAACAATTGTCAACTCGCTCGCTCCCGAAGCAGATCAAAAAACTTCTGAAATCTCTGAATTTGCCAATAAAGGCGTACACACCACGACCTTTGCCGAACGATTCAAGCTCGATACGGATACTTATATCATAGACACCCCAGGTATCAAAGAACTCGGTCTCGCCGAAATCGAAAAAGAAGAACTCAGTCACTATTTTCCCGAATTGCGCGAACTAATGGGACAATGCAAATTCAGCAATTGCACACACACCCACGAACCCGGCTGTGCCATCGAATCTGCATACGAAGACGGGCGCATCTCTCAGTCTCGCTACGACAGTTATCTTAGCATGTTGATGGGAGATGACAACAGGAGGTAA
- a CDS encoding glycosyltransferase: MQKPKVSVICLCYNQALFVRESLDSVMGQDYSDLEVIVVDDASTDGSAEVIQTFLKDYPEVPFLALKENVGNTTAFNRGLALASGQYVIDLACDDVMLSKRVSEQVAFWDRVSDRVGVVYSEAEYIDERGELLSYHFADGKHEPYNGEVYERLIDTYFIPPPTMMMRKDVLDELGGYDESLAYEDFDFWVRSARHWEYAYQPDMLTRIRRLKYSHSSGLYQPGDRQLQSTVRICYKIAAMNISPEEDQALVRRIQYEVRHAFLMGHREEVAQLMALMKTLRGNTWLYRVISYLNWGWDLSIVRRLIHRFKY; the protein is encoded by the coding sequence ATGCAGAAGCCTAAAGTGTCGGTGATTTGCCTGTGTTATAATCAGGCGCTTTTTGTCAGAGAATCGTTGGATTCGGTGATGGGGCAGGACTATTCGGATTTGGAAGTGATCGTAGTGGATGATGCCAGTACCGATGGTAGTGCTGAGGTAATTCAAACTTTCTTAAAAGATTATCCTGAAGTTCCTTTTTTGGCGTTGAAAGAGAACGTGGGCAATACGACGGCCTTTAATCGAGGGCTGGCACTGGCTAGTGGTCAATATGTGATTGATTTGGCATGTGACGATGTGATGCTGTCAAAGCGTGTGAGTGAGCAGGTCGCTTTTTGGGACCGTGTGTCGGACCGAGTGGGTGTGGTGTATTCGGAGGCAGAGTATATTGATGAGCGAGGGGAGCTTCTCTCTTATCATTTTGCGGATGGAAAACATGAACCCTACAATGGAGAGGTCTATGAGCGGCTAATTGACACGTATTTTATCCCACCTCCTACCATGATGATGCGCAAAGATGTGTTAGATGAACTGGGAGGATATGATGAATCCTTGGCTTATGAGGATTTCGATTTTTGGGTTCGTTCGGCTCGTCACTGGGAGTATGCCTACCAGCCAGATATGTTGACACGGATCAGAAGGTTGAAATATTCACATTCGTCGGGGCTCTATCAGCCAGGTGACCGACAGCTACAGTCGACAGTGCGTATTTGTTATAAAATTGCCGCGATGAATATCTCTCCTGAGGAGGATCAGGCCTTGGTGAGGAGGATACAATATGAGGTGAGGCATGCTTTTTTGATGGGGCATAGAGAAGAGGTAGCACAATTGATGGCTTTGATGAAAACCCTGAGAGGAAACACTTGGCTGTACCGAGTGATTAGTTATTTGAATTGGGGTTGGGATTTAAGCATTGTGAGGCGTTTGATTCATCGCTTCAAGTACTGA
- a CDS encoding zinc-dependent peptidase, with protein sequence MILLQQTEQNSNPQSALLMFALTISFMLLLVLSGKINLGIYLPGVGVPLRRSRKSILKQHFPYYTQLTEAQKRTFEQRVQRFIYQKEFIPRQIPQVTEEMQVLIAACATQLTFGFPPNTLSYFKRILVYPTDYYSTISKRYHKGEVNPKLKIIVLSWRHFVEGYLHNDDGRNLGLHEMAHALRLERRIIQLQHGHKETALQKEWESLAQREIQLIRLGKSQMFREYAGTNAEEFFSVAVENFFERPQLFNEQMPDLYRNLALLLRQDPLTP encoded by the coding sequence ATGATTCTGCTACAGCAGACCGAACAAAACTCAAACCCTCAGAGCGCTCTCCTCATGTTTGCTTTGACGATAAGCTTTATGCTGCTTTTGGTCCTGAGTGGAAAAATTAATCTCGGCATCTACCTGCCAGGTGTAGGTGTCCCTCTCCGAAGATCCCGAAAAAGCATTCTCAAACAGCACTTTCCCTACTATACCCAACTTACCGAAGCACAAAAACGAACCTTTGAACAGCGTGTACAGCGCTTCATTTACCAAAAAGAATTCATCCCTAGACAGATCCCTCAGGTGACCGAAGAGATGCAAGTACTGATAGCCGCCTGTGCGACTCAGCTCACGTTTGGCTTTCCGCCCAACACCCTCTCCTACTTCAAGCGTATCCTCGTCTACCCGACAGACTACTACTCGACCATCAGCAAACGATACCACAAAGGAGAAGTCAATCCCAAGCTCAAGATCATTGTATTGTCCTGGAGACACTTCGTCGAAGGGTACCTTCACAATGATGACGGAAGAAACCTAGGTCTACACGAAATGGCACATGCTCTCCGGCTCGAACGGAGAATTATCCAACTACAACATGGGCACAAGGAAACGGCTCTGCAAAAAGAATGGGAATCACTCGCTCAGCGCGAAATTCAACTCATCCGTCTTGGCAAGAGTCAGATGTTTCGAGAATATGCCGGCACCAACGCAGAAGAGTTCTTCTCCGTAGCAGTAGAGAACTTTTTCGAAAGACCTCAGTTATTTAATGAGCAGATGCCAGACTTGTACAGAAACTTAGCCCTACTTTTGAGGCAAGATCCATTGACCCCATGA
- a CDS encoding Rossmann-like and DUF2520 domain-containing protein, translating into MKVTLIGTGKVAQSLAHALHSQQLLYGVHGRDILQTKRILQDLPGAKTLDNLDFAKNPSTVYLLAVSDRAIEIVAQQFDWPQAAIVAHTSGTTDLAALDSCPRGGVFYPLQSFAQDSKIDWAQTPLLIEGGDSATEETLLQLAQQLSSKAQQADRETRQLLHVAAVFASNFTNRMLYAAGEILSESKLDLQVLESLVSQSVRNVFIHGPQEALTGPAQRDDQSTIQHHLKLLAQNPSLQLLYQRLTDYIEYSKPQKR; encoded by the coding sequence ATGAAGGTCACGCTAATCGGCACAGGAAAAGTCGCCCAGAGTCTCGCACATGCATTACACAGTCAACAACTCCTCTATGGGGTACACGGCAGAGACATCCTCCAAACCAAACGAATCCTACAAGATCTACCAGGTGCCAAGACATTGGACAACCTTGATTTTGCGAAGAACCCCTCAACGGTATATCTACTGGCAGTCAGTGACCGAGCAATCGAGATAGTAGCACAGCAGTTTGATTGGCCTCAAGCAGCCATTGTAGCACATACTTCAGGCACCACAGACCTGGCCGCCCTTGACTCTTGCCCTAGAGGCGGGGTTTTTTATCCTTTGCAGAGCTTTGCCCAAGACTCAAAGATAGACTGGGCTCAAACTCCGCTACTTATTGAAGGAGGCGACTCAGCTACCGAAGAGACCCTACTCCAACTCGCTCAGCAGCTCAGCTCCAAGGCCCAGCAAGCGGACCGTGAGACACGACAGCTGTTGCACGTGGCAGCAGTATTCGCTAGCAATTTCACCAACCGTATGCTCTACGCAGCGGGAGAAATTCTCTCCGAGAGCAAACTAGACCTCCAAGTACTCGAATCACTTGTCTCTCAATCGGTACGCAATGTTTTCATTCATGGTCCTCAAGAAGCACTAACAGGTCCCGCACAACGGGACGACCAAAGCACAATCCAACACCACTTGAAGCTACTCGCTCAAAACCCCTCATTACAACTACTGTATCAGCGACTTACAGACTATATTGAATACTCCAAGCCGCAAAAAAGGTAA
- the secDF gene encoding protein translocase subunit SecDF: MKNKGGVVLLTVVVSLLCIYYLSFTFVAQRVNEEATAAATVDNTTDYAKKQQYLDSIWKEPVYNLFGVDFTYQEIKETELNLGLDLRGGMHVTLEVSPIEIVKGISGNSPDPDFLKALATAKEKIKGTQLDFVTEFYSSFKELAPDKSLASVFATAANRGRISLSTTDEEVLALINEEVDGAIERSFNILRTRIDRFGTSQPNIQRLQGTGRIQIELPGVDNPNRVRKLLQGVAKLEFWEVYEINEIIPTLQAMNDVAVRDQQAQLSELVEEGDKAEAETENIDDLLGDDSADALDSASGDDLASQLESDSTALDSAALDAQVSPLFSLLQAQYGLIYNLRDTAKINRVLQNEDVMKRIPNTTKFMWAVKPVKSQDALSQDEFIELYAIKSSKGGKAPLTGEVIIDARQELDQRSAPSIGMNMNATGAKEWKRLTAANINRRIAIVLDGYVYSAPNVQGEIPNGSSQITGNFTLEEAKDLANILKAGSLPAPTTIVEDVVIGPTLGKVAQQQGVISILAGLGIVIIFMIAYYSKGGLVANLALFFNVFFILGILAQLSAALTLPGIAGIVLTIGMSIDANVLIFERIKEEIKNGSGIKQAVASGYKKAYSSIVDANVTTLLVGIILYVLGQGPIKGFAITLIIGIVCSFFSAVFITRVITEWMTKKGDQSKISFATPFSKNFLTNLNVDFISKRKMAYIFSGTVIAIGMIAMVTKGLTYGVDFTGGRSYVVSFEQPVVPSQLKTALSNSFDKQGVEVKTFGANNILKITTSYLINDESDAADIKVKDALVAGVSEFTGLTYVQDDTKAGEGQFTIASSSKVGATIADDIKNASFESVLFALIMIFLYILVRFRKWQFGLGAIIALFHDTLFVLSAFAIANVIGISFEVDQVFIAAMLTIIGYSINDTVVVFDRVRENLDMKQGSDLKPVFNEALNSTISRTMITSLTTLIVVVILFLFGGAVLKGFSFALIIGILIGTYSSIFIATPVVIDFNSKKKK, encoded by the coding sequence ATGAAAAATAAAGGAGGAGTAGTATTACTCACAGTAGTGGTCTCTTTGCTTTGCATCTATTATCTATCGTTCACGTTTGTCGCACAGCGTGTCAACGAGGAAGCAACTGCAGCAGCCACTGTTGACAACACGACAGATTATGCCAAGAAGCAGCAATACCTAGACTCTATCTGGAAAGAGCCGGTTTACAACTTGTTTGGCGTGGATTTCACGTATCAAGAAATCAAAGAAACAGAACTCAACCTTGGGCTTGACCTAAGAGGAGGTATGCACGTAACCCTAGAGGTCTCACCGATTGAAATCGTCAAAGGAATCAGTGGCAACAGCCCAGATCCAGACTTTTTGAAAGCTTTGGCTACAGCCAAAGAGAAAATCAAAGGAACACAATTGGACTTTGTCACAGAATTCTATTCTTCATTCAAAGAATTGGCTCCAGACAAAAGCCTAGCAAGTGTGTTTGCTACCGCTGCAAACCGTGGCAGAATCAGCCTCAGTACGACTGATGAAGAAGTACTAGCTTTGATCAACGAAGAAGTAGATGGAGCAATCGAAAGATCTTTCAACATCTTGAGAACGAGAATTGACAGGTTCGGTACGTCACAACCCAATATCCAAAGACTACAAGGTACGGGTAGAATCCAAATCGAACTACCTGGTGTAGACAACCCAAACCGAGTAAGAAAACTCTTGCAAGGCGTGGCGAAGCTCGAGTTCTGGGAAGTATACGAAATCAATGAAATCATCCCTACGCTTCAGGCAATGAACGACGTAGCTGTGAGAGATCAGCAAGCTCAACTTTCTGAACTAGTAGAAGAAGGTGATAAAGCAGAAGCCGAGACAGAAAACATCGACGACCTATTAGGCGATGATTCGGCAGACGCTTTGGACTCAGCCAGTGGTGATGATCTCGCCTCTCAGCTTGAAAGCGACAGCACTGCATTAGACTCAGCAGCCTTGGATGCACAAGTTTCTCCTTTGTTTAGCCTCTTACAGGCACAATACGGGTTGATCTACAACCTGAGAGACACTGCCAAAATCAATCGCGTGTTGCAAAACGAAGACGTGATGAAAAGAATTCCAAACACGACAAAGTTCATGTGGGCAGTGAAGCCTGTCAAATCTCAAGACGCATTGAGCCAAGACGAATTCATCGAGCTCTATGCCATCAAATCCAGCAAAGGAGGAAAGGCTCCATTGACAGGTGAAGTAATCATCGACGCGAGACAAGAGCTCGATCAGAGATCTGCACCATCTATCGGTATGAACATGAACGCAACAGGCGCCAAAGAATGGAAGCGACTGACTGCAGCTAACATCAACAGAAGAATCGCAATCGTACTCGATGGCTATGTCTACTCTGCACCTAACGTACAAGGTGAAATCCCTAACGGGAGTTCGCAAATCACAGGGAACTTTACACTAGAAGAGGCAAAAGATCTTGCCAATATCCTCAAGGCTGGTAGCCTACCTGCTCCTACGACCATTGTCGAAGATGTAGTGATCGGACCGACTTTGGGTAAAGTAGCGCAGCAACAAGGTGTCATTTCTATTTTGGCAGGTCTAGGTATCGTGATCATCTTTATGATCGCTTACTACTCCAAAGGAGGATTGGTAGCCAACCTCGCCTTGTTCTTCAATGTCTTTTTCATCCTAGGAATCTTAGCTCAACTCAGTGCGGCATTGACTCTACCAGGTATCGCAGGTATCGTCTTGACCATTGGTATGTCTATTGATGCCAACGTACTGATTTTCGAAAGAATCAAAGAAGAAATCAAGAATGGATCCGGCATCAAGCAAGCGGTAGCTTCTGGTTACAAGAAAGCCTACTCTTCGATTGTAGATGCCAACGTGACTACTTTGCTGGTAGGTATCATATTGTATGTATTGGGACAAGGGCCTATCAAAGGATTTGCCATCACCTTGATCATAGGTATCGTATGTTCATTCTTCTCAGCGGTATTCATCACTAGAGTGATCACCGAGTGGATGACCAAAAAAGGAGACCAAAGCAAAATCTCATTTGCGACTCCATTCTCCAAAAATTTCTTGACAAATTTGAATGTAGATTTCATCTCGAAGAGAAAAATGGCCTACATCTTCTCCGGCACAGTGATCGCTATCGGTATGATCGCCATGGTCACCAAAGGTCTGACCTACGGAGTAGACTTCACGGGCGGTAGATCCTATGTGGTTTCTTTTGAGCAACCAGTAGTTCCTTCTCAATTGAAGACAGCGCTATCGAATAGTTTTGACAAGCAAGGTGTAGAAGTAAAGACTTTTGGAGCAAATAACATCCTGAAAATCACAACCAGTTACCTCATCAATGATGAGTCAGATGCGGCAGATATCAAAGTAAAAGATGCTTTGGTGGCAGGCGTTAGTGAATTCACAGGTTTGACCTACGTGCAAGATGACACGAAAGCTGGCGAAGGTCAGTTCACAATCGCAAGTTCATCCAAAGTAGGAGCGACCATAGCAGACGACATCAAAAATGCATCTTTCGAATCTGTACTGTTTGCTTTGATCATGATCTTCCTCTACATCTTGGTAAGGTTTAGAAAATGGCAATTTGGACTCGGCGCGATCATCGCACTCTTCCACGATACGCTGTTCGTGCTTTCAGCATTCGCTATTGCCAATGTCATCGGCATCTCATTCGAAGTAGATCAAGTATTCATCGCAGCAATGCTGACCATCATCGGGTATTCAATCAACGATACAGTAGTCGTATTTGACCGTGTCAGAGAAAATCTCGATATGAAACAGGGTTCTGATTTGAAACCGGTATTCAACGAGGCTTTGAACAGCACCATCAGCCGTACCATGATCACCTCACTGACGACTTTGATTGTAGTAGTGATCCTGTTCTTGTTTGGCGGAGCAGTCTTGAAAGGCTTCTCGTTTGCTTTAATCATAGGTATATTAATAGGTACTTATTCGTCTATATTCATTGCTACTCCGGTAGTGATTGACTTCAATAGCAAGAAAAAGAAATAA
- a CDS encoding glycine--tRNA ligase, producing MAKNDDNELKKIISHAKEYGYVFPSSEIYDGLSATYDYGQYGAELKQNIRQYWWKAMVQMHENIVGIDASIFMHPTTWKASGHVDAFNDPMIDNKDSKKRYRADVLIEDFVAKIEAKIQKEIDKAAKKFGESFDEEQFKATNPRVLQNQEKIDAINARFKKDIEEENFEDLKLLIEELGIADPVSGSKNWTEVRQFNLMFSTELGSVADGASKIYLRPETAQGIFVNFLNVQKTGRMKLPFGIAQTGKAFRNEIIARQFIFRMREFEQMEMQFFVKPGTEMEWYETWKEKRMNWHKSLGLGQENYRFHDHLNLAHYANAACDIEFNFPMGFKELEGIHSRTDFDLKAHEEFSGKKLQFFDSEMEKSYVPYVVETSIGLDRMFLAILANSYTEETLEDGSSRTVLKIPTFLAPVKVAVLPLLNKDGLPEKAQEILDELKFSVNVQYDGKDAIGRRYRRQDAIGTPYCVTVDHQTLEDGTVTIRERDSMEQRRITLDEVVSEIEKGVDLKPHLKSL from the coding sequence ATGGCAAAGAACGACGATAACGAACTAAAGAAAATCATATCCCATGCCAAAGAGTATGGCTATGTGTTCCCTTCGAGTGAAATATATGATGGTCTCAGTGCGACCTATGACTATGGACAATACGGCGCAGAGCTCAAGCAAAACATCAGACAGTACTGGTGGAAAGCCATGGTACAAATGCACGAAAACATCGTCGGTATCGATGCATCGATATTTATGCACCCTACGACCTGGAAAGCATCCGGTCACGTGGACGCATTCAATGACCCTATGATTGACAACAAAGACTCCAAAAAACGATACAGAGCAGACGTATTGATCGAGGACTTTGTCGCCAAGATAGAGGCTAAAATCCAAAAGGAAATCGACAAGGCAGCCAAGAAATTTGGAGAGTCGTTTGACGAAGAGCAATTCAAAGCGACCAATCCACGCGTGCTCCAGAACCAAGAAAAAATCGACGCAATCAATGCGCGATTCAAAAAAGACATCGAAGAGGAAAATTTCGAAGATCTCAAACTCTTGATCGAAGAACTCGGAATCGCTGATCCCGTCAGTGGCTCCAAAAACTGGACAGAAGTGCGACAGTTCAACCTTATGTTCTCTACTGAGCTCGGATCAGTAGCCGATGGTGCCAGCAAGATCTACTTGAGACCAGAAACTGCACAAGGAATATTCGTCAACTTCCTGAACGTACAAAAAACGGGTCGTATGAAACTACCGTTCGGTATCGCGCAGACAGGCAAGGCGTTTAGAAATGAAATCATTGCACGCCAGTTTATCTTCCGTATGCGCGAATTTGAACAAATGGAAATGCAGTTTTTCGTCAAGCCAGGCACAGAAATGGAATGGTACGAAACATGGAAAGAAAAACGCATGAACTGGCACAAGTCCTTGGGCTTGGGTCAGGAGAATTATCGATTCCACGACCACTTGAACCTCGCTCACTATGCCAATGCTGCCTGTGACATTGAGTTCAACTTCCCTATGGGATTCAAAGAGCTTGAAGGTATCCACTCACGTACGGATTTTGACCTCAAAGCACACGAAGAGTTCAGTGGCAAGAAACTACAGTTTTTTGATAGTGAAATGGAGAAATCCTATGTCCCCTACGTCGTAGAAACCTCGATAGGTCTGGACCGTATGTTCCTCGCGATACTAGCCAACTCATACACCGAAGAGACGCTAGAAGACGGGAGCAGCCGTACGGTACTCAAAATCCCTACGTTCCTCGCCCCTGTCAAGGTAGCAGTACTCCCTCTACTCAACAAAGACGGACTACCCGAAAAGGCACAAGAGATCCTAGACGAACTCAAGTTCTCGGTCAATGTCCAATACGACGGCAAGGATGCGATCGGGCGAAGATACAGACGACAAGATGCGATCGGCACTCCATACTGTGTGACAGTAGATCACCAAACACTCGAAGACGGTACTGTTACCATTAGGGAGAGAGACAGCATGGAACAACGCCGTATCACTCTCGATGAAGTCGTATCAGAAATCGAAAAAGGAGTTGACTTAAAGCCACACCTCAAGTCGCTTTAA